Proteins encoded within one genomic window of Besnoitia besnoiti strain Bb-Ger1 chromosome II, whole genome shotgun sequence:
- a CDS encoding hypothetical protein (encoded by transcript BESB_033930): MCPFRHHATIFGVAIGFYVALASADQGTNVVEMDFSAVPTTQVFGTPVPKTCDQPGQEVTVTVEQGRESDPFTCSSSVRATLTPDDASKNPTEGNTFTKAQCNDPQPLSRVCTGGSLVKGGDGDAETFTLKVPPSGCNPQTLYYCCEFSDQLSRANDAHPDEPLSKKEPCRIKIEIKPASTPTVADADLNPPRGGKNRTPNNPKWRRPRMMGRLRMASRSNPITSSTNSRNNRTGQIRLWTSRLANRLNATPVSSRQLHRQKTLLYSNVEKAWCYDQMSSHKYTRTLRGSVGHLWLWRSS; the protein is encoded by the coding sequence ATGTGTCCCTTCCGCCACCACGCAACCATATTTGGAGTTGCTATTGGCTTTTATGTtgcgctggcctccgccgACCAGGGAACCAATGTTGTCGAAATGGACTTTTCAGCGGTCCCGACGACGCAGGTCTTCGGCACGCCTGTCCCGAAGACCTGCGACCAGCCCGGGCAGGAGGTGACCGTAACTGTAGAACaagggagagagagtgaTCCGTTTACATGCAGCTCTTCAGTAAGGGCGACATTGACTCCAGATGACGCATCAAAAAACCCGACAGAGGGGAACACGTTCACGAAGGCCCAGTGCAACGATCCGCAGCCCTTGAGCAGGGTCTGCACGGGCGGCTCCCTAGTGAAGGGcggggacggcgacgcagaaacaTTCACTCTGAAAGTTCCACCGTCTGGATGTAACCCACAGACTCTATACTACTGCTGCGAGTTCAGTGACCAGCTCAGCCGGGCGAATGATGCGCATCCAGACGAGCCTCTCTCAAAGAAAGAGCCATGCAGGATCAAGATCGAAATTAAGCCTGCCTCCACTCCGACGGTAGCCGACGCCGACTTGAACCCTCCCAGGGGGGGGAAGAACAGGACGCCCAACAACCCCAAGTGGAGAAGACCCCGGATGATGGGCAGGCTGCGAATGGCGAGCAGGAGCAACCCCATCACGAGCAGCACCAACAGCAGGAACAACAGGACGGGTCAGATCCGCCTGTGGACGAGCCGTCTGGCAAACCGTTTGAATGCGACACCGGTGTCCAGTCGGCAACTGCATCGTCAGAAAACGCTCTTGTATTCAAATGTGGAAAAGGCCTGGTGCTACGACCAGATGAGCTCTCACAAGTATACAAGGACGCTGAGGGGAAGTGTGGGACACCTGTGGCTTTGGCGGAGCTCGTAA
- a CDS encoding hypothetical protein (encoded by transcript BESB_033960): MAVCGVPFVAVSALIAVFMPFASAEVQSFPISGVQPVPTSNICDAVEQSEAGGNKMLPLQISPSASSISFTCSANKDAALTPADGMFFDKEDCQSPNQLVTVWSDATLTPAPSQGKKQVYTLTVPKTQRQGKTVYYCCDIAVTGEDGEKEVIQRAEQSVEEKNRCVVKITVDEILSKPEAPSEHQQVPGQQGDVAQEKKCETGTENATVSTDKPLLFKCGPGMALQPAGLENVFDGSDGTCATSVNLKQLVDAELSKANQENTRSPQENESYTFSLKTTPKHDASLCYRCVLLDESSQTGGSRAFVRTVLSEQKQCLLKILIQGTSGPAGAGPPSRMESSWFAATLLLATICSLL; the protein is encoded by the coding sequence ATGGCGGTCTGCGGAGTGCCATTCGTGGCAGTCTCTGCCCTCATTGCTGTCTTTATGCCGTTCGCGTCCGCTGAAGTGCAGTCATTTCCCATCAGTGGTGTTCAGCCTGTGCCTACCAGCAACATCTGCGATGCAGTCGAGCAGTCAGAAGCTGGAGGGAACAAGATGCTTCCGCTACAGAtctctccttctgcttccAGCATCTCGTTTACATGCAGCGCAAATAAGGACGCAGCTCTTACGCCAGCGGACGGGATGTTCTTCGACAAGGAGGACTGTCAGTCCCCGAACCAACTAGTCACAGTGTGGTCTGACGCCACACTAACTCCGGCCCCCTCTCAAGGGAAAAAGCAGGTGTACACACTGACTGTGCCTAAGACACAGCGGCAGGGAAAGACCGTCTACTACTGCTGTGACATCGCTGTCACAGGCGAAGATGGGGAAAAGGAGGTCATTCAGCGGGCAGAACAGTCCGTTGAGGAGAAAAATCGGTGCGTCGTCAAAATCACTGTCGATGAGATCCTGTCGAAACCCGAAGCCCCCTCCGAACATcaacaggtgccaggccagCAGGGTGATGTGGCGCAGGAAAAAAAATGTGAAACTGGCACCGAAAATGCGACTGTATCAACGGATAAGCCTCTTTTATTCAAGTGCGGCCCGGGGAtggcgctgcagccagcCGGCCTGGAGAACGTGTTTGATGGCAGCGACGGCACATGCGCCACGAGCGTTAACCTGAAGCAGCTCGTTGACGCTGAGCTGAGCAAGGCGAACCAAGAAAACACGCGTAGCCCCCAAGAGAATGAAAGTTATACATTCTCCCTCAAGACGACGCCCAAGCACGATGCATCCCTGTGCTACAGGtgcgtcctcctcgacgAGTCCAGCCAGACTGGTGGCTCTCGGGCTTTTGTGAGAACGGTGCTGAGTGAGCAGAAGCAGTGCCTGCTGAAGATACTCATCCAAGGCACTTCGGgtcccgccggcgccggcccCCCGTCAAGAATGGAATCTTCATGGTTCGCCGCTacgctgcttctcgccaCAATATGCTCTCTTCTGTAA
- a CDS encoding hypothetical protein (encoded by transcript BESB_033980), with protein sequence MRLETTVQRSSAKQGFRNTGIAAFAVDAHAVSPFILVLSLNSRSPSLLLVCLPFVTPLQLQQALSGGKLYLWSPQHQIKLVLPY encoded by the coding sequence ATGCGACTGGAAACCACAGTGCAGCGCTCATCTGCGAAGCAAGGCTTCCGCAATACAGGAATCGCTGCTTTTGCAGTCGACGCCCATGCCGTTTCCCCATTCATTCTTGTTCTGTCTCTAAactctcgctctccttcgctccTGCTGGTGTGTCTGCCTTTTGTGACGCCGCTCCAGCTTCAGCAGGCTTTATCCGGCGGAAAGCTGTACCTCTGGAGTCCGCAGCACCAGATCAAGCTCGTGTTGCCGTACTGA
- a CDS encoding hypothetical protein (encoded by transcript BESB_033950), whose translation MDVHKRVAKAFRVTVAILVALGILGRCPCFAHNEGHPEAEGSQVVHDCDPEVSPQEQPKVVTLPPSVESLKFKCGKKQEAKLTPSEPNTFFLTKQCHSPPVSLNEVCGGATLSPSEGQKPTIYTLNVNSQGRTKRSLFFKCLAAASEDELAAVAQDPSLSEPIPSKQPQSCILQVDVETEDAPQPETEHGPNDTTTGDHSEQGGGSAEKPDSSAIQTCNPNDNDGSQIELTLPPQEPSVMFSCGKEHGGALQPEVLAQSFCVDAACDTQQALSVMSEGVKLHEDVVGQESIYTLTVGPKPTVDHDIFFLCTLPKTSEKPASLRDPGVTGNVKKCTVKITVQGAETSTAAIVLRAVDVLLIIGAGVASRI comes from the coding sequence ATGGACGTGCACAAACGCGTTGCAAAAGCGTTTCGAGTCACTGTCGCCATACTTGTCGCGCTCGGCATACTTGGACGGTGCCCATGCTTTGCCCATAACGAGGGACACCCGGAAGCCGAGGGCTCCCAGGTAGTTCACGACTGCGACCCGGAGGTCTCCCCCCAGGAACAGCCGAAGGTGGTGACTCTGCCACCTAGCGTTGAGAGCCTGAAATTCAAGTGTGGGAAAAAACAAGAAGCGAAGCTGACGCCAAGCGAACCCAACACGTTCTTTCTGACAAAGCAGTGCCACTCCCCCCCAGTTTCCCTCAACgaagtctgcggcggcgccactcTATCTCCCTCCGAAGGCCAGAAGCCCACGATTTACACTCTCAACGTAAATTCGCAAGGACGCACGAAGAGGTCTCTGTTCTTCAAATGCTTGGCCGCCGCATCAGAAGACGAGCTGGCGGCGGTTGCGCAGGATCCTAGTCTCAGTGAGCCCATACCAAGCAAGCAGCCGCAAAGCTGCATTTTGCAAGTTGATGTTGAGACAGAAGACGCTCCTCAACCCGAGACGGAGCATGGTCCAAACGACACCACAACGGGCGACCATTCTgagcagggcggcggctccgcggagaAGCCGGACTCAAGCGCCATCCAGACCTGCAACCCGAATGACAACGATGGATCACAAATAGAACTCACGCTGCCTCCGCAAGAGCCCAGTGTCATGTTCAGCTGTGGAAAGGAACACGGTGGGGCCTTGCAGCCGGAGGTCCTGGCTCAGTCTTTCTGTGTTGATGCAGCATGCGACACGCAACAAGCCCTGTCTGTGATGTCCGAGGGCGTGAAGTTGCATGAGGATGTAGTTGGGCAAGAGAGCATATACACGCTTACTGTTGGCCCCAAACCGACCGTCGACCACGAcattttcttcctctgcacCCTTCCGAAGACTTCAGAGAAACCGGCAAGTCTGAGAGATCCGGGCGTGACGGGGAATGTCAAGAAGTGCACTGTGAAGATAACTGTTCAGGGAGCAGAGACGTCCACGGCTGCGATCGTACTACGGGCTGTCGATGTGCTTCTGATAATAGGAGCGGGAGTCGCCTCTCGGATATAG
- a CDS encoding hypothetical protein (encoded by transcript BESB_033970), with translation MGLIRPAKFTALILLSGLTSSSAVGDVSSSVVESRPVQLCGDQHNPDKLTLTLAPGTPTISFGCSAKEAMLMPSKTKVYTNSTDDTQSDLSTVCRNATLNESPGVQQEPKTYTLSVPEDARQGQVLYWKCQMSQAPQLSEPKLKTGEQSHASAVTPKKDCTVQITVTAPKPKPVPSIKVHQCEPQLKGQLVTATLPKNTETLLFSCGSGNAELHPNPSLNKFYEDALCIELDSLAEDVCRGATLTVEKQGGPKTYKLTVPELGRQRKVLYYKCLATEAVLPNRLGGNLPPKNPSSCTLQITVDGPVDPDNDDDDLSPHDSDDDQDDQMDDLFETCEIDDDENKMEHITLPSKRKRVGFSCGTAGAPTLTPEASENKFCVDPSCSEQKLLSSLFPGATFVATPSSGTTIYSLSFKSKPRADHELYYVCTATKAVQDRDVAGAVEGTQKKRKCTVKLTIKGRNSFFSAGVPKAVTSGLVAAFISGLLYMRL, from the coding sequence ATGGGGCTCATTCGGCCAGCCAAATTTACTGCATTAATTCTGCTTTCAGGGCTAACTTCTTCGTCCGCCGTCGGGGATGTATCTTCGAGCGTGGTTGAGTCGCGCCCCGTGCAGTTATGCGGCGACCAACATAATCCAGATAAGCTGACCCTGACGCTAGCGCCGGGAACTCCAACCATTTCATTCGGCTGTAGCGCCAAAGAGGCAATGCTGATGCCCTCAAAAACGAAGGTGTACACAAACAGTACTGATGACACCCAGAGCGACCTGTCTACTGTGTGCAGGAATGCTACTCTAAATGAGTCACCTGGGGTGCAGCAGGAACCGAAAACCTACACCCTCAGTGTCCCTGAAGACGCTCGGCAAGGTCAAGTGCTCTACTGGAAGTGTCAAATGTCTCAAGCGCCTCAACTGAGTGAACCCAAGCTGAAGACCGGCGAGCAATCTCATGCTTCTGCAGTCACGCCTAAGAAGGACTGCACTGTGCAAATTACGGTAACCGCTCCCAAACCCAAACCCGTGCCGTCTATTAAAGTGCATCAATGCGAGCCTCAACTGAAGGGTCAGCTGGTTACGGCGACTCTCCCGAAAAACACGGAGACGCTCTTGTTCAGCTGCGGTTCGGGAAATGCTGAGCTCCACCCGAACCCGTCACTCAACAAGTTCTATGAAGATGCACTGTGCATCGAGCTCGATTCATTGGCGGAAGACGTTTGCCGAGGTGCCACGCTAACGGTGGAGAAACAAGGCGGTCCGAAAACGTACAAGCTGACAGTCCCTGAACTGGGCCGTCAGAGAAAGGTGCTGTACTACAAATGTTTGGCTACGGAAGCTGTCTTGCCAAACAGGTTGGGTGGCAACTTGCCCCCTAAAAACCCCTCATCGTGCACTCTGCAAATCACTGTCGACGGCCCTGTGGATCCTGACAATGATGACGACGATCTGTCGCCTCACGACTCTGACGACGACCAAGATGACCAAATGGACGACCTATTTGAGACTTGTGAGATCGATGACGATGAAAATAAAATGGAACATATAACTCTGCCCTCCAAACGGAAGCGCGTCGGCTTCTCTTGTGGTACAGCAGGTGCGCCGACTCTGACGCCAGAGGCATCCGAGAACAAGTTCTGTGTGGATCCAAGCTGCAGTGAGCAGAAGCTGTTGTCGAGCTTATTTCCCGGCGCCACGTTTGTTGCCACTCCTTCCTCGGGAACAACTATCTACAGCCTTTCCTTCAAATCGAAGCCGCGTGCGGATCACGAGTTGTACTACGTGTGCACTGCCACGAAAGCCGTGCAAGATCGCGACGTTGCCGGTGCTGTCGAGGGAacacagaaaaagaggaagtGCACTGTCAAACTCACCATAAAGGGGCGGAACTCCTTTTTCTCAGCAGGTGTGCCGAAAGCGGTCACGTCAGGGCTTGTCGCCGCATTCATCAGTGGGCTCCTTTACATGCGGCTTTAA
- a CDS encoding hypothetical protein (encoded by transcript BESB_033940), whose product MAMTIIPWTGFVRGPLVASKETDKQRAYTVKMAADNRKPKALCFECSFGTGASPVAVGLRTHGAVRSYASDTLKTSIFEIAVKAKESPDAGPEPEGGVGATEHESGQGGSGGEKPKADAIKTFDPDELDGSQIDVPLPL is encoded by the coding sequence ATGGCAATGACGATAATTCCCTGGACGGGGTTTGTAAGGGGGCCACTCGTTGCGTCGAAAGAGACTGATAAGCAGCGGGCTTACACCGTGAAAATGGCGGCGGACAATCGGAAACCAAAGGCGCTTTGCTTTGAATGCTCATTCGGCACTGGGGCCTCACCGGTGGCCGTTGGCCTAAGGACACACGGTGCTGTTAGGTCGTATGCAAGCGACACTCTCAAAACATCCATTTTTGAAATCGCTGTTAAGGCGAAGGAATCTCCAGATGCCGGGCCAGAGCCAGAAGGTGGAGTCGGTGCGACGGAGCACGAGTCTGGGCAGGgtggcagcggcggcgagaagccgAAAGCAGATGCCATCAAGACCTTCGATCCGGATGAGCTGGATGGATCTCAGATTGACGTGCCTCTGCCGCTCTAA